The proteins below are encoded in one region of Fibrella aestuarina BUZ 2:
- a CDS encoding ATP-binding protein, with amino-acid sequence MPVSTTFLPCGVLVLTHDLHIESVNPYVSNLLGYDADELPGRRLDTLLTMPSRVYLQTHIYPQVNLNGQVSELYLTLQTRQRTQVPVLLNALRRAEADQVCYVFTFMPVFQRRQYEQELLAAKKAAEDELLRNERLLEAQQALQQQQVELDRQVSQLRQRNDELEQFGKIISHDLQEPLRKISVFTDLLRKESADHLPAMAQTALKTLERASRRLRSLIHELQLYFTLTNEIANLAPIDLSALMASVCAEYANAPATFAVKPLPSVWGNEVEITTLFRHLIDNAVKFRQPNVPLLVRVSGSVVGHNSFRSLPNKYNYVNFARIVVSDNGVGFDNNQREGVFQLLKKLQANTPGIGLGLAMARKIAERHGGQITAESTVGEGTKVTVLLPIA; translated from the coding sequence ATGCCAGTTAGCACAACGTTTTTGCCCTGCGGCGTATTGGTGCTGACGCATGACCTGCACATCGAATCGGTCAATCCATACGTAAGCAATCTGCTGGGCTACGACGCCGACGAGCTGCCGGGCCGGCGCCTCGATACCCTGCTGACCATGCCGAGCCGGGTCTATCTGCAAACCCATATCTACCCGCAGGTGAACCTCAACGGGCAGGTGAGCGAACTCTACCTGACGCTGCAAACCCGCCAACGCACGCAGGTGCCGGTGCTGCTCAACGCCCTTCGGCGCGCAGAAGCCGATCAGGTATGTTACGTGTTCACGTTTATGCCCGTGTTTCAGCGGCGGCAATACGAACAGGAGCTACTGGCGGCGAAAAAAGCGGCCGAAGACGAACTGCTTCGCAACGAACGTCTGCTGGAGGCGCAGCAGGCTCTGCAACAGCAGCAGGTCGAACTGGACCGGCAGGTGAGTCAGCTCCGGCAGCGCAATGACGAGTTAGAGCAGTTTGGCAAGATCATTTCCCATGATCTTCAGGAACCGTTGCGGAAGATTTCGGTATTCACGGATCTACTGCGCAAGGAGTCGGCTGATCACCTGCCTGCGATGGCACAAACCGCCCTGAAAACGCTTGAAAGGGCCAGCCGTCGCCTCCGGTCGCTGATCCACGAATTGCAGCTTTATTTCACACTGACCAACGAAATTGCCAATCTGGCGCCCATCGACCTGAGCGCGCTCATGGCGTCGGTTTGTGCGGAGTATGCCAATGCTCCGGCTACGTTTGCCGTGAAGCCGTTACCGTCAGTTTGGGGAAATGAGGTCGAAATCACGACGCTGTTTCGGCATCTGATCGATAACGCGGTGAAGTTTCGGCAACCCAACGTGCCGTTGCTGGTGCGGGTAAGCGGTTCGGTGGTGGGCCACAACAGCTTCCGTAGCCTGCCCAATAAATATAACTACGTGAATTTTGCCCGTATCGTGGTGAGCGACAATGGGGTTGGCTTCGACAATAACCAGCGTGAAGGGGTCTTTCAGTTGCTGAAAAAGCTACAGGCCAACACCCCCGGCATTGGGCTTGGGCTGGCCATGGCCCGCAAGATTGCCGAACGCCACGGGGGGCAAATTACCGCCGAATCGACGGTGGGCGAAGGAACAAAGGTGACGGTATTACTGCCCATTGCGTAG
- a CDS encoding alpha/beta fold hydrolase, translated as MTADILRQYNVTVTGQGIQPMLFAHGFGCDQHMWRYVIPAFEATHRVIRFDYLGHGDASLEAYNRERYASLHGYAQDILDICRTLDLRRVILVGHSVSSMIGLLACIQEPDRFEHLIMVSPSARYLNDADGYFGGFERDDIDGLLDTMDGNFSGWASAMAPVIMSNNDRPQLSQELTTAFCKTDLDVARQFARVTFLGDNRPDLPNMPVPALVIQAQDDVLAPVEVGRYIASHMPHSTLCILPVMGHCPHLSAPHQTIDTIRDYLATAA; from the coding sequence ATGACGGCAGACATCCTTCGCCAATACAACGTGACAGTCACGGGGCAGGGCATACAGCCAATGCTGTTTGCGCATGGGTTTGGTTGCGATCAGCACATGTGGCGCTATGTAATCCCGGCGTTTGAGGCAACCCACCGCGTAATCCGTTTCGATTACCTGGGCCACGGCGATGCCTCCCTTGAGGCCTATAACCGGGAGCGTTATGCCAGCCTGCACGGCTACGCGCAGGATATCCTCGACATCTGCCGCACCCTCGACCTGCGGCGGGTCATTCTGGTAGGGCATTCGGTGAGCAGCATGATTGGGCTGTTGGCCTGCATTCAGGAACCCGATCGGTTCGAGCACCTTATTATGGTGTCGCCCTCGGCCCGCTACCTTAATGATGCCGATGGCTATTTCGGTGGTTTTGAACGCGACGACATCGACGGGCTGCTCGACACCATGGATGGCAACTTTTCGGGTTGGGCGTCGGCCATGGCCCCCGTCATCATGAGCAACAACGACCGCCCGCAGTTGAGCCAGGAACTGACCACCGCCTTCTGCAAAACCGACCTCGACGTAGCCCGGCAATTTGCCCGCGTAACGTTTCTGGGCGATAACCGGCCCGATTTGCCCAATATGCCCGTCCCGGCCCTGGTTATTCAGGCGCAGGATGACGTACTTGCGCCGGTCGAGGTTGGTCGGTACATCGCTAGCCACATGCCCCACAGTACGCTATGCATCCTTCCGGTGATGGGCCACTGCCCGCACCTGAGTGCCCCTCACCAAACCATCGATACCATCCGCGACTACCTGGCAACTGCCGCTTAA
- a CDS encoding response regulator — protein MADDTRSIWLVDDDEDDLHLIQAAFFRAAPDLAIKALQDGDEVLAQLLSSPELPSLIMLDLNMTRTGGFQVLEAVRSDERYRQLPIVVLTTSTNPADQSRSKSLGASDFYSKPDHFDALTQLCKQLVRHWLSKQVD, from the coding sequence ATGGCAGACGATACGCGGTCAATCTGGCTGGTTGATGACGACGAAGACGACCTGCACCTCATTCAGGCAGCTTTTTTCCGGGCTGCACCAGATTTGGCGATCAAAGCCCTGCAGGACGGCGATGAAGTGCTGGCCCAACTGCTGTCGTCGCCCGAACTGCCCAGCCTGATCATGCTCGACCTGAACATGACCCGGACGGGTGGGTTTCAGGTGCTGGAAGCCGTGCGGTCTGATGAACGCTACCGGCAGTTGCCCATCGTGGTGTTGACAACGTCGACCAATCCGGCCGATCAGAGCCGGTCTAAGAGCCTGGGGGCCAGTGATTTTTATTCGAAACCAGACCACTTTGACGCCCTGACGCAACTTTGCAAACAGTTGGTCCGTCATTGGTTGAGCAAACAGGTCGACTAA
- a CDS encoding glycosyltransferase family 9 protein: protein MATKFLILRFSSIGDIVLTTPVVRCLKQQVPGAEVHFATKRAFATLLENNPYVDKAHYYDGSLPTLVRALRAERFDYVIDLHNNLRTRLIKLQLGVKAYSFEKLNWEKWLLVRFKRNTLPDLHIVDRYMATTKTFGVTNDGAGLDYFIPYKDQVEREWLPTRHQAGYVAYAIGGQHATKKLPVGRMIELCRKINRPMVLLGGRDDQAAGDAIAAALGADVIYNACGRYNLNQSASLLQQAQVVFSHDTGLMHMAAALKKKVYSIWGNTVPAFGMYPYQTPYAVLETPGLACRPCSKIGYDKCPLGHFRCMNEISFDLAIEELAGPKPHR from the coding sequence ATGGCCACCAAGTTTCTCATTCTTCGGTTCTCGTCGATTGGCGACATTGTCCTCACCACCCCTGTTGTTCGTTGTCTGAAACAGCAGGTGCCGGGTGCCGAAGTGCATTTTGCTACCAAGCGCGCCTTTGCTACCCTGCTCGAAAACAACCCGTACGTCGATAAAGCTCATTACTACGATGGGTCGCTGCCAACACTGGTGCGTGCGTTGCGGGCCGAGCGGTTCGATTACGTCATCGACCTGCACAACAACCTGCGCACCCGACTGATCAAGCTGCAACTGGGCGTCAAGGCCTATTCATTCGAGAAACTGAACTGGGAAAAGTGGCTGCTGGTCCGGTTTAAACGAAACACCCTGCCCGACCTGCACATCGTTGATCGGTACATGGCGACCACAAAGACTTTTGGCGTAACCAACGACGGGGCCGGGCTCGACTATTTTATCCCGTATAAAGATCAGGTCGAGCGCGAGTGGTTACCGACGCGGCATCAGGCTGGGTACGTTGCCTACGCCATTGGGGGGCAGCACGCTACGAAAAAATTACCCGTCGGCCGGATGATCGAACTGTGCCGGAAGATTAACCGCCCGATGGTGCTGCTGGGCGGTCGGGACGATCAGGCCGCGGGCGATGCCATTGCCGCCGCATTGGGTGCCGACGTCATCTACAACGCCTGCGGGCGCTACAACCTCAATCAGTCGGCCTCGTTGCTGCAACAGGCTCAGGTTGTGTTCAGCCACGATACCGGGCTAATGCACATGGCGGCGGCCCTCAAAAAGAAAGTCTATTCGATCTGGGGCAACACCGTTCCTGCTTTTGGCATGTATCCCTACCAAACACCGTATGCCGTGTTGGAAACGCCCGGCCTCGCCTGCAGGCCCTGCTCCAAAATTGGCTACGACAAATGTCCGTTGGGGCACTTTCGCTGCATGAATGAGATTTCATTCGATTTAGCGATTGAGGAGCTGGCCGGTCCAAAGCCCCACCGGTGA
- a CDS encoding DUF4249 domain-containing protein, with product MLAFRLKQALRPLAHLLLYGLLMSCVTPYQPETKSLPNRSLIVDGYITDQLGPHQVTLTYTADYTNTAVNFIVSGATVYVTDDQGNRQSFSDLGRGVYRTPATFKGQPGRTYKLTVILPDGRRYESQPETIRPVPAIDNIYATYTQKSVGNTATFDKGFDVYLDTTDPATTGDYYRWVWTHYEFLDFCEVRSRFVGSTAVENSYSCCQKCWDIIRCTGANCNNAISDEAINGKAISGQFIMRAPFSSLTSYYLEIEQLSISRDAYIYYKSIENLTQNNGGIFDAAPSSLRGNMVSVSDPGETVFGYFSASGAQKVPYRVDRTKGEGTPNLIIQPPLPPSPPPPPCAECVESDYRTRIQPRWWDL from the coding sequence TGCTAGCCTTCCGACTAAAACAGGCCTTACGCCCCCTTGCTCACCTGCTGCTTTATGGGTTGCTGATGTCGTGCGTGACGCCCTACCAGCCCGAAACCAAATCGTTGCCCAACCGGTCGCTGATCGTCGATGGCTACATCACCGATCAGTTGGGGCCGCATCAGGTCACGCTTACCTACACGGCCGATTACACCAATACGGCGGTCAATTTCATCGTGTCTGGCGCCACCGTTTACGTTACCGACGATCAGGGTAACCGGCAATCGTTCAGCGACCTGGGACGGGGCGTGTATCGTACCCCGGCGACGTTCAAAGGGCAACCGGGACGTACCTACAAACTCACGGTGATCCTGCCCGATGGCCGCCGCTATGAGTCGCAGCCTGAAACGATTCGCCCCGTTCCGGCTATCGACAACATCTACGCGACCTATACTCAGAAGAGCGTTGGCAATACCGCCACCTTCGACAAAGGCTTTGATGTGTATCTGGACACAACGGATCCGGCGACGACCGGAGACTATTACCGCTGGGTCTGGACGCACTATGAGTTTCTGGATTTCTGTGAGGTTCGTTCCCGGTTTGTCGGTAGTACCGCGGTCGAGAATAGCTACAGCTGCTGCCAGAAGTGCTGGGACATTATCCGGTGCACGGGCGCCAACTGCAACAACGCCATCTCCGACGAAGCCATCAACGGGAAAGCCATTAGCGGGCAGTTTATCATGCGGGCGCCCTTTTCGTCGCTGACGAGCTATTACCTGGAAATCGAACAACTGTCGATTTCGCGGGATGCCTACATCTATTACAAATCGATCGAAAACCTGACGCAGAACAACGGTGGTATTTTCGACGCGGCGCCGTCCAGTCTGCGGGGTAATATGGTTTCCGTGTCAGACCCGGGCGAAACCGTGTTTGGGTACTTTAGCGCGTCAGGGGCGCAGAAAGTGCCCTATCGGGTTGACCGGACAAAAGGAGAGGGTACGCCCAATCTGATTATCCAGCCGCCACTTCCACCCAGCCCACCGCCGCCACCCTGCGCCGAATGCGTAGAAAGCGACTACCGGACCCGCATCCAGCCCCGTTGGTGGGATTTGTGA